The Helianthus annuus cultivar XRQ/B chromosome 11, HanXRQr2.0-SUNRISE, whole genome shotgun sequence region AAGACCCATCCATGCTACAAGCTGTTCCTATGGTCTTTACAGAATCACGTCACCGTCTATGCATGTGGCATATAATGAAAAAACTACCCTCCAAGGTATACATAAGTTTGTTAACCTTTAACATGTGTTATCCAACATAACACTTTTTTACATGTCTTCTCAAACTGTTTTAATCTAACTCGTGTTATAACTATTAAAATTATCAGATCTCAGCCGACGTGCTAGATAACACTGATCTTCGGTCCTGCATTCATCGGTTGGTTTGGAATGTTTATATCAAACCTGAAACGTTTGAGTCCCGCTGGAATGACCTCCTACAAACATTTGGGCTTCAAGAGCACAGCTGGTTGAACGACATGTACAACATGAGACATCTCTGGGTTCCAGCCTACTTTAGAGAACTGCCCATGtgttgcttgatgaagaccaCCTCCCGCTGCGAAAGCTCTAACGCTGCCTTCAAGGTTAACTCAACAAGCGCAAACACCCTTGTGCAATTTATGATGTGCTTTGAAAATAGGGTAGACAGCCAACGATATCGTCAACGTGTTTCGGAGTTCAAAACCTCTTCTACCATGTTCACTGGCAATACTGAGTTAGCGATAGAACAACACGCGTTCGCCATTTACACAAACGCTGTTTTCGCCCAAGTTCAAAAAGAAATAATTAAAGGGAAGTTTTTATGCTACATCACAAACCAAAGCGAGACGAGCGAATCCAGTCTTCTGATAGACGTCACTCATTTGGATAAAAGGAACAACATCACAAACGTCTATCAGGCaacacatgttaggcacttaCATTATTCCACATACTCTAACATATTTTGCATCTAAAGGGCTTTTCCTTTTTTTGTCTATGTTCAAATCAGGTTACGTATAACAATGTCGATCAATCGGCCAATTGCTCATGCAGGAATTTCACACGTATCGGGTATCTGTGTCGCCATGTCTTTTGTGTCTATCGCTTGAAAAATGTTGAAAGGATTCCACCACAATACATAAACGACAGGTGGCGCCGAGATGCCCTCCCCAAACATGTTTTTTCAATTTCCAGTGGATACGGAGTCAACCCACACGCACTGTCCATTATGCGGAATGAAATCCTCGACCTCGTTACTGAATGCGTAGATGTTGCTAGAACCGATGAGGATGCGTTGGCAAAATTGGTTGACCAACTCAGGGATTTCAAGATCAATATTCTTTCCAGGCAACCGTTGTCAACaactgaaaatgaatcaaatgagTCTCAAATGGAAGAAATAGTTGGGCAGCCAATCAACATTCCAGTCGAAGTTGCTAATCCAGAAGTTGCACGCAATAAAGGATGTGGTACTCATACTCGCATTTCTGGGCCCGGTGAGAAGGCCAAAGCAAAACCACCAAAACGTCCAAAGCAGCTTCGCTTATGCAAGCGTTGTGGTCTGTATGTCGACGACCACGACTCACGCAACTGCCTTAAGGTGGCTGCAATGAAAGCAGCAAAGGCAGCTGCCGAACAACTAAGGCAGACCGCCACTGGCGACTGATCATCTGATTAAAATCTTTTTATGTAGTACTATGTAATGGGAGACTCTTCATTTTGGCCTTCTTACGCACATGTAACAGTCTTTTGTCATCATCCTGCTATTCTCTGTTACGTGTGTAAGAAGGTGTAACTATTTTCGTCCCAATAATCATAAGTAGGATTGTAAGAAACTCTATGGCCTTTGGCCACTTTTGTCATATTAGGCCCGAAGGTCATTCGTGGACCGCTGTGGTATATTAAGCGGAAGCAGTTTATCTTAACTTTATCTGCATTTTGATATCTGTTTTtctgtgttttattttttttaccgatggcgaaaaaaaaaacatgcataTCACATGTTAATTCCCCATAATGATTTGCTCTTTTTAACTTCAAAGGATCAAAGCAATCTTTTGTTAACCACACAGCTGGAGTAAAAAAAACAGCTTggatcaaaaaaaaaattaaataaaacagATGCATAACACATGTTACTTCCCCATAATGATTTGCTCTTTTTTAACTTCAAAGGATCAAAACAATCTTTGTTAACCACACATCtggaataaaaaaaaaacagcttGGGTCTGTGAACTTCAAAGCATCAAAACAATCTTTGCTAACCACTCAATCTGGAACAAAAACACTtgcttaacacatgttagttTACGTAATGGTTTGGGTCTTTAATCTTGAAAGTTTCAAAACACTATGTGTTAACCACATAACAAACAA contains the following coding sequences:
- the LOC110888876 gene encoding protein FAR1-RELATED SEQUENCE 5-like; its protein translation is MYELYALEAGFSVKKGQTKVWNGIPTHKYLRCSKYGKPQPKRTFDTLDESSVKHRRTTFSWCDCKASILVSISNDSYTVLTFNDIHNHEFVESYNRDLSKISRKLSFSTKQFIHNMSLNRIGPMRSYRCLVALKGGHHNVNGTPVDFKNFSHQLRIFIGERDAQVFLERLRERYDNLPNFFFDYTVSNGKLSSVFWADEISKLNYKAFGDVLAFDATYSTNRYKMVFVPFTGVDHHFQCVTFGAGLISTESIESYVWLLKAFLKAHGTQPTLVLSDQDPSMLQAVPMVFTESRHRLCMWHIMKKLPSKISADVLDNTDLRSCIHRLVWNVYIKPETFESRWNDLLQTFGLQEHSWLNDMYNMRHLWVPAYFRELPMCCLMKTTSRCESSNAAFKVNSTSANTLVQFMMCFENRVDSQRYRQRVSEFKTSSTMFTGNTELAIEQHAFAIYTNAVFAQVQKEIIKGKFLCYITNQSETSESSLLIDVTHLDKRNNITNVYQVTYNNVDQSANCSCRNFTRIGYLCRHVFCVYRLKNVERIPPQYINDRWRRDALPKHVFSISSGYGVNPHALSIMRNEILDLVTECVDVARTDEDALAKLVDQLRDFKINILSRQPLSTTENESNESQMEEIVGQPINIPVEVANPEVARNKGCGTHTRISGPGEKAKAKPPKRPKQLRLCKRCGLYVDDHDSRNCLKVAAMKAAKAAAEQLRQTATGD